A genomic stretch from Flavobacterium nitratireducens includes:
- a CDS encoding pitrilysin family protein: MTEESLNRISLADITNNYKKRFVPQNAYLAVVGDVKFNDIKPIIEQLFGTWQKTTINTTSYKDPKNVEGIQINFIDVPNAVQSEIAVVNTYHLKMNDKDFFPTVIASYILGGGFNSYLNMNLREAHGWTYGASTSIGAGKYITSIRSSSAVKNHVTDSAVVEFIKEIKKIRTEKVTTEELESAKAGYIGRFVMKAEKPESVARYALNTAIENLPADFYENYIKMLNAVTKEDVLAVANKYFLIDNSRIVIVGKGKDVIPGLEKLNIPIFYFDKFGNPVEKPFSNN, translated from the coding sequence ATCACCGAAGAAAGTTTAAACCGCATTTCACTAGCAGATATAACGAACAATTATAAAAAACGATTTGTACCACAAAATGCCTATTTAGCAGTTGTAGGCGATGTTAAATTCAACGATATTAAACCCATTATTGAACAACTTTTTGGCACTTGGCAAAAAACAACAATCAACACCACCAGCTACAAAGACCCTAAGAATGTAGAAGGAATCCAAATCAACTTTATCGATGTGCCTAATGCTGTACAATCTGAAATAGCTGTTGTAAATACTTATCACCTAAAAATGAACGACAAGGACTTCTTCCCTACCGTAATTGCAAGTTACATTTTAGGTGGTGGTTTTAATAGTTACCTCAACATGAATTTAAGAGAGGCTCATGGCTGGACCTACGGAGCAAGCACAAGCATAGGTGCCGGAAAATACATAACTAGTATTCGATCTTCATCGGCAGTAAAAAATCATGTGACAGATAGTGCGGTGGTTGAATTTATCAAAGAAATTAAAAAAATAAGAACCGAAAAAGTAACCACTGAAGAACTAGAAAGCGCTAAAGCAGGTTACATAGGCCGATTTGTAATGAAAGCCGAAAAACCAGAATCGGTGGCCCGATACGCACTCAACACAGCCATAGAAAACTTACCAGCCGATTTCTATGAAAACTACATTAAAATGCTGAATGCTGTAACCAAAGAAGATGTTTTGGCTGTTGCCAATAAATATTTTTTAATAGATAACTCCAGAATTGTTATTGTAGGCAAAGGAAAAGATGTAATTCCTGGCCTGGAAAAACTTAATATTCCTATTTTCTATTTTGACAAATTTGGTAATCCTGTAGAAAAACCGTTTTCAAATAATTAA
- a CDS encoding insulinase family protein: MKIKPFHIMKKSIILFTLILATAIMQAQERKQPIPGKPPVVNIKKPQSFTLANGLKVMVVENHKLPKVTFNLTIDNPPFAEGDKKGVDELCSNLLGNGSLNISKEDFNEEVDFMGASMSFSSSSAFASALSKFSKRSLELLAEGALNPNFSQEELDKEKAKLIESLRSQEKSVSAIANRVVNALAFGKIIP; this comes from the coding sequence ATGAAAATTAAGCCATTTCATATCATGAAAAAATCAATTATATTATTTACTCTAATATTAGCTACCGCAATCATGCAAGCACAAGAACGCAAACAACCTATTCCAGGTAAACCACCTGTAGTAAACATAAAAAAACCACAAAGTTTTACACTAGCAAATGGACTAAAAGTAATGGTTGTTGAAAACCATAAATTACCTAAAGTAACTTTTAACCTTACAATAGACAATCCGCCATTTGCCGAAGGCGATAAAAAAGGCGTTGATGAACTATGTAGTAATTTATTAGGAAACGGTAGTTTGAATATTTCAAAAGAAGACTTTAACGAAGAGGTCGACTTTATGGGAGCGAGTATGTCATTCAGTTCCAGCAGTGCCTTTGCGAGTGCTCTTTCCAAATTTTCTAAACGCAGCTTAGAACTTTTGGCTGAAGGTGCTTTAAACCCTAATTTTTCTCAAGAAGAACTCGATAAAGAAAAAGCGAAGCTTATTGAAAGTTTACGTTCCCAAGAAAAAAGTGTCTCTGCTATTGCAAACAGAGTAGTCAACGCACTTGCTTTTGGAAAAATCATCCCTTAG
- a CDS encoding M16 family metallopeptidase → MKKIIMAISSSLLLGGIATAQKIAFEEYTLDNGLHVILHQDNSAPVVITSVMYHVGSKDEDPNKTGFAHFFEHLLFEGTANIKRGEWFKIVTSNGGINNANTSDDRTYYYEVFPSNNLELALWMESERLMHPVINQIGVDTQKEVIKEEKNSRYDNQPYGRIIEAVKKNLFVNHPYRWTTIGSTEHLNSAKLEDFKAFNEKFYVPNNAVLVVAGDFEKNQAKEWIQNYFGPIKKGKEIVREKFVEKPITETIKATHIDPNIQIPMLATAYRTPSMKTRDARALDFISSYLSDGKSSKLYKKIVDEKKKALQIGAVAFNQEDYGMYILYGLPMTNFTTNDLLTEIDEEITKIQTDLISERDYQKILNQFENQYVNENSNVEGIAENLARYYLLHGDIELINQDIEIYRSITREEIREAANKYLKPNQRLILDYIPTPAKNEN, encoded by the coding sequence ATGAAAAAAATTATAATGGCAATTAGTTCTTCTCTTTTACTCGGTGGCATTGCCACAGCACAAAAAATTGCTTTCGAAGAATACACCCTCGACAACGGTTTACATGTAATTTTACATCAAGATAATAGCGCACCAGTGGTAATCACATCTGTAATGTATCATGTAGGCTCAAAAGACGAAGACCCAAACAAAACGGGCTTTGCACACTTTTTCGAACATTTATTATTTGAGGGAACTGCCAACATTAAACGCGGCGAATGGTTTAAAATAGTCACCTCTAATGGCGGAATTAACAATGCAAACACCTCAGACGACAGAACCTATTATTATGAAGTTTTCCCTTCTAACAATTTAGAATTGGCTCTTTGGATGGAATCAGAACGATTAATGCACCCTGTTATTAATCAAATTGGGGTAGACACTCAAAAAGAGGTAATCAAAGAAGAAAAAAACTCTCGCTACGACAACCAACCTTACGGAAGAATAATTGAAGCTGTCAAAAAAAATCTATTTGTTAATCATCCTTATCGATGGACCACTATTGGTTCTACCGAACACTTAAACTCGGCTAAACTAGAAGACTTTAAAGCTTTTAACGAAAAATTTTATGTTCCTAACAACGCCGTTTTAGTAGTAGCAGGAGATTTTGAAAAAAACCAAGCCAAAGAATGGATACAAAACTATTTTGGTCCAATTAAAAAAGGAAAAGAGATTGTTCGAGAAAAATTTGTCGAAAAACCAATAACCGAAACGATCAAAGCGACTCATATCGATCCAAATATCCAAATTCCGATGCTAGCAACGGCTTACAGAACTCCTTCTATGAAAACTAGGGATGCTCGTGCTTTGGATTTCATTTCTTCCTATCTAAGCGACGGAAAAAGTTCGAAATTGTACAAAAAAATTGTAGACGAGAAGAAAAAAGCATTACAAATTGGAGCCGTAGCATTTAATCAAGAAGATTACGGAATGTATATTCTGTATGGTTTACCAATGACTAATTTCACCACCAATGATTTATTAACAGAAATCGACGAAGAAATTACTAAAATACAAACCGATTTAATATCTGAAAGAGATTATCAAAAAATACTGAATCAATTTGAGAATCAATATGTAAACGAAAACTCAAACGTCGAAGGTATCGCCGAAAATCTTGCCCGCTACTATTTACTTCACGGTGACATCGAACTCATTAATCAAGATATTGAAATCTACCGTTCTATTACAAGAGAAGAAATTAGAGAAGCCGCAAATAAGTATCTAAAACCAAATCAACGTTTGATACTGGACTACATTCCAACCCCTGCAAAGAATGAAAATTAA
- the rplU gene encoding 50S ribosomal protein L21, with amino-acid sequence MYAIVEIAGQQFKVSKDLKVYVHRLANEEGSKVSFDKVLLLDDNGNVTLGAPAIEGASVEAKVLQHLKGDKVIVFKKKRRKGYKKRNGHRQYLTQIVIEGITATGAKKAASKKAAVEATTETAEAPKKKVAKAKKEDTQE; translated from the coding sequence ATGTATGCAATCGTAGAGATAGCAGGGCAACAATTCAAAGTAAGCAAAGACTTAAAGGTTTATGTTCACCGTTTAGCTAACGAAGAAGGATCAAAAGTTTCTTTTGATAAAGTTCTTTTGTTAGATGACAATGGGAATGTAACTTTAGGCGCCCCAGCTATAGAAGGTGCTTCAGTAGAAGCTAAAGTGTTACAACACTTAAAAGGAGACAAAGTTATCGTTTTCAAAAAGAAAAGAAGAAAAGGATACAAAAAAAGAAATGGTCACAGACAATATCTTACTCAAATTGTAATTGAGGGTATTACTGCAACAGGTGCTAAAAAAGCAGCTTCTAAAAAAGCAGCAGTTGAAGCAACTACAGAAACAGCTGAAGCTCCAAAGAAAAAAGTAGCAAAAGCTAAAAAAGAAGATACTCAAGAGTAA
- the rpmA gene encoding 50S ribosomal protein L27 encodes MAHKKGVGSSKNGRESESKRLGVKIFGGQAAIAGNIIVRQRGSKHNPGENVYISKDHTLHAKVDGIVKFQKKRDNKSYVSILPFEVEA; translated from the coding sequence ATGGCTCACAAGAAAGGTGTCGGTAGTTCTAAGAATGGTAGAGAATCAGAATCGAAACGTTTAGGTGTTAAGATTTTTGGAGGACAAGCTGCTATCGCAGGGAACATCATCGTAAGACAAAGAGGTTCAAAACACAATCCAGGTGAAAATGTTTACATCAGTAAAGATCACACACTACATGCAAAAGTAGATGGAATTGTTAAGTTCCAAAAGAAAAGAGATAACAAATCTTATGTTTCTATCCTTCCATTTGAAGTAGAAGCTTAA
- a CDS encoding outer membrane beta-barrel protein, with the protein MCKYLSFLLVLLFSLNASAQSYILKGKVLNINNQLPLESATVYITTVKDSTVLEYTLTDKNGDFSFAVKKNDKPVFLKVTFMGFDTFAEEQNGVFANKDFSNIYLSETVNSLKEVTVKAEDPPIRVKNDTIEFKASLFKVRPDANVETLLKQLPGIEVDSDGKITANGKEVTQVLVNGKPFFGRDGAMALKNLPAEIINKVQVSDFKTKKEEYSKDQAASDNSSINLTIDEDKNKGYFGKFMGGYGTDDRYESSFIVNHFNNNRKISLLGSSNNINAQGFSQDEVFDNMGGGRNNRGTTVNRSQANGITTSNLLGLNYSDEIFKNFQTNASYDYSDTNTENKNSSNSIELRPDGNFFETKSNSNTNNGNTSNKANLEVEYKISPSIRLFVAPKFNSSISDSNSESNSSSTNLTDNTLANDAFSKTMNKNESKNFSNAINFNKSFEKKARNLSLSFNNNNSNADSNNFVGSETNFYTTNRSIIRDQNIKNSSNSDSYNAEIEFTEPVTDSIRFRIGVSYDYQNNINDNKTFDDIGNDNYTSVNQEQTTYMSSKQNSIAPKAGFRIQKNKYTFDINSSTSILQYDNHALYKGVATDLSKKYILPSASTQIRYSVDRSKNLTFRYNYNQSVPSASQLLPVENVSNTLNTVTGNPDLLTSETHTANLNYRNFDFRTRSGYNFYINGNYNYNDVISTAIYNSDNSRTTTYTNISGNHSISGGGSWNKSIKQETNLLRYGIALNVNYRFEKGFTNSILYGAKSIGFSPRIYLNYDYGEFFTVAPSYNFSYNESKYDISTLRSRSNVVHRLNLQTTSYWPTNWTWGNDFGYTYNSINQDFYLWNSSLSYSLMNKTFVAKVKIYDVLNQNQSITRNISSTAVTDNENTVLKRYAMFSLTYKIQNFSGTQRPPGRNFRNMEGMDRPGGFGGFGGGRMD; encoded by the coding sequence ATGTGTAAATATTTATCTTTTCTATTGGTACTGCTGTTTTCTTTAAATGCATCAGCTCAAAGCTACATTTTAAAAGGAAAAGTACTCAACATCAACAACCAACTTCCATTAGAATCGGCTACCGTATATATTACAACGGTAAAAGATTCAACTGTTTTAGAGTATACATTAACCGATAAAAATGGAGACTTTAGCTTTGCAGTTAAAAAAAATGACAAACCAGTGTTCTTAAAGGTAACCTTTATGGGCTTCGATACTTTTGCAGAAGAACAAAATGGAGTATTTGCTAATAAAGATTTTAGCAACATCTACCTATCGGAGACTGTAAACTCACTGAAAGAAGTAACTGTAAAAGCGGAAGACCCCCCTATTAGAGTTAAAAACGACACAATAGAATTTAAAGCTTCTTTATTCAAGGTGCGCCCAGATGCAAATGTGGAAACATTATTAAAACAACTACCTGGAATAGAAGTAGACAGCGATGGAAAAATTACCGCTAATGGTAAAGAAGTAACACAGGTATTAGTAAACGGCAAGCCCTTCTTTGGGCGTGATGGAGCGATGGCTTTAAAAAACCTGCCTGCCGAAATCATCAATAAAGTTCAGGTATCTGACTTTAAGACAAAAAAAGAAGAATATTCTAAAGACCAAGCTGCTTCAGACAATTCAAGTATTAACCTAACCATTGACGAGGATAAAAACAAAGGTTATTTTGGAAAATTCATGGGTGGCTATGGAACTGATGATCGATACGAATCTAGTTTTATCGTAAATCATTTCAACAACAATAGAAAAATTAGTCTATTAGGCTCTTCTAATAATATTAATGCGCAAGGATTTTCTCAGGATGAAGTTTTTGACAACATGGGCGGCGGAAGAAACAACCGTGGAACAACTGTAAACAGAAGTCAGGCAAATGGTATTACTACATCAAACTTGTTAGGGTTAAATTACTCCGATGAAATATTTAAAAATTTCCAAACCAATGCCAGCTACGATTATTCAGATACAAATACTGAAAACAAGAACAGCTCAAACTCTATTGAATTGAGACCCGATGGAAATTTCTTTGAAACTAAATCAAATTCGAACACTAACAACGGAAACACTAGCAACAAAGCTAACTTAGAAGTTGAGTACAAGATTTCACCCTCTATTCGATTATTTGTTGCTCCAAAATTCAATTCATCTATATCCGATAGCAATTCTGAATCAAACAGCTCGAGTACAAATTTAACCGACAACACTCTAGCAAACGATGCGTTTTCAAAAACAATGAACAAAAATGAATCGAAAAATTTTAGTAATGCAATAAATTTCAATAAGTCTTTTGAAAAAAAAGCTAGAAATTTAAGTTTATCATTCAACAACAACAATTCGAACGCTGATTCTAATAACTTTGTTGGATCTGAAACGAATTTCTATACCACAAACAGAAGTATTATTCGTGACCAAAATATCAAAAACAGCAGCAATAGCGATTCCTATAATGCTGAGATTGAATTTACTGAACCCGTAACAGATTCTATCCGTTTTAGAATTGGAGTGTCTTATGACTACCAAAATAACATCAATGATAATAAAACTTTTGATGATATAGGTAATGACAATTACACTTCTGTTAATCAAGAACAAACTACCTATATGTCTTCAAAACAAAATAGTATTGCTCCAAAAGCTGGTTTTAGAATTCAAAAAAACAAATATACTTTTGACATCAATTCGTCAACATCCATTTTACAATACGACAACCATGCATTGTATAAAGGAGTAGCAACAGATTTAAGCAAAAAATATATTTTACCTAGTGCAAGTACCCAAATTAGATATAGTGTAGATCGTTCTAAAAATTTAACATTTAGATACAATTATAATCAATCGGTACCATCCGCCAGTCAATTATTACCTGTAGAAAATGTATCCAATACTTTGAATACAGTTACTGGTAATCCTGACTTGTTAACTAGCGAAACCCATACTGCAAACTTGAATTATAGAAATTTTGATTTCCGAACTCGCTCAGGATACAACTTTTACATTAATGGAAATTACAATTATAATGATGTAATAAGCACAGCCATTTATAACTCTGACAATAGTAGAACAACAACTTACACAAATATATCTGGTAACCACTCCATTTCTGGTGGTGGTAGCTGGAACAAATCTATCAAACAAGAAACCAACTTATTACGTTATGGAATTGCTTTAAATGTTAATTATAGATTTGAAAAAGGATTCACAAACTCCATTCTTTATGGAGCTAAATCAATAGGATTTTCTCCAAGAATTTATTTGAATTATGATTACGGAGAATTTTTCACTGTTGCTCCTTCTTATAATTTTTCATACAATGAATCAAAATATGATATCAGTACCCTTAGATCAAGATCAAATGTAGTTCATAGACTTAATCTACAAACTACAAGTTACTGGCCAACTAACTGGACTTGGGGTAATGATTTTGGATATACTTACAATTCTATCAACCAAGACTTTTATTTATGGAATAGCAGCTTATCCTACAGTTTAATGAACAAAACTTTTGTTGCTAAAGTCAAAATTTATGACGTTCTAAATCAAAACCAAAGTATTACGCGAAATATTTCATCAACTGCAGTTACCGATAACGAAAACACCGTATTAAAACGCTATGCTATGTTTTCTTTAACGTATAAAATTCAAAATTTCTCGGGAACACAAAGACCTCCTGGACGAAATTTCAGGAACATGGAAGGTATGGATCGCCCGGGTGGTTTTGGTGGCTTCGGTGGAGGAAGGATGGATTAA
- the ahcY gene encoding adenosylhomocysteinase produces MSTTTIPYVPYKVKDIALAEWGRKEIQLAEAEMPGLMAIREEYGPSQPLKGARIAGCLHMTIQTAVLIETLVALGAEVTWSSCNIFSTQDHAAAAIAAAGIPVYAWKGLNEEEFDWCIEQTLFFGEDRKPLNMILDDGGDLTNMVFDRYPELTADIKGLSEETTTGVHRLYERMKNGTLVMPAINVNDSVTKSKFDNKYGCKESAVDAVRRATDVMLAGKRVVVCGYGDVGKGTAASFRGAGSIVTVTEIDPICALQAAMDGYEVKRLDTVVDNADIIITTTGNFNIVRGEHFLKMKDKAIVCNIGHFDNEIDMAWLNANYGATKTEVKPQVDIYNVEGKEIIILAEGRLVNLGCATGHPSFVMSNSFSNQTLAQIELWNNSAAYGNEVYMLPKHLDEKVAALHLKKLSVELEVLSQEQADYIGVAVEGPFKPEYYRY; encoded by the coding sequence ATGAGTACTACAACAATTCCATATGTACCATACAAAGTTAAAGACATTGCTTTGGCTGAATGGGGAAGAAAAGAAATTCAATTAGCTGAAGCTGAAATGCCAGGATTAATGGCAATTCGTGAAGAGTACGGTCCAAGCCAACCTTTAAAAGGAGCTCGTATTGCAGGATGTTTACACATGACTATCCAAACTGCTGTGTTAATTGAAACTTTGGTTGCTTTAGGAGCTGAAGTTACTTGGTCTTCTTGTAACATTTTCTCTACTCAGGACCACGCTGCTGCTGCAATTGCTGCTGCCGGAATTCCGGTTTATGCATGGAAAGGTCTTAACGAAGAAGAATTTGACTGGTGTATTGAGCAAACATTATTCTTTGGTGAAGACAGAAAACCATTGAACATGATTTTGGATGATGGTGGAGACTTAACAAATATGGTTTTTGACCGTTACCCAGAATTAACTGCAGATATAAAAGGACTTTCTGAAGAAACTACTACAGGAGTTCACCGTTTATACGAAAGAATGAAAAACGGAACTTTGGTAATGCCTGCAATCAACGTAAATGATTCGGTTACTAAATCTAAATTTGATAACAAATACGGATGTAAAGAGTCGGCTGTTGATGCTGTACGTCGTGCTACTGACGTTATGTTAGCTGGAAAAAGAGTTGTTGTTTGTGGATACGGTGACGTAGGAAAAGGAACTGCTGCTTCTTTCCGTGGAGCTGGTTCTATCGTAACAGTTACTGAAATCGACCCAATTTGTGCTTTACAAGCGGCTATGGACGGTTATGAAGTAAAACGTTTAGATACTGTAGTGGATAACGCTGATATCATCATCACTACAACTGGTAACTTTAACATTGTAAGAGGGGAACACTTCTTAAAAATGAAAGACAAAGCTATTGTTTGTAACATCGGACACTTCGATAACGAAATTGATATGGCTTGGTTAAATGCTAACTACGGTGCTACTAAAACTGAAGTTAAACCACAAGTTGACATTTACAATGTAGAAGGAAAAGAAATCATTATACTTGCTGAAGGTCGTTTAGTAAACTTAGGATGTGCAACTGGTCACCCATCATTTGTAATGTCTAACTCATTCTCAAACCAAACTTTAGCTCAAATCGAACTTTGGAATAACTCAGCTGCTTACGGAAACGAAGTATATATGTTACCTAAACATTTGGATGAAAAAGTGGCTGCTTTACACCTTAAAAAATTAAGCGTAGAATTGGAAGTACTTTCTCAAGAACAAGCTGATTATATCGGTGTTGCAGTTGAAGGTCCATTCAAACCAGAATATTACAGATACTAG